DNA sequence from the Candidatus Neomarinimicrobiota bacterium genome:
CCACTACTGTTGAATTGCACATCCAAGATTGCTCCAAATCGTCGTTCTGCTTGAAGATTGAATCTTCCATATGTTGCAAAATTAGCCAGAGAATACACGATTAGCTTATCTTTGTATAGCTCCATAGCACGAGCTATATGAGGTCCATGACCCACAATTAGATCCGCTCCCGCATCAATCATTCGATGAGAAAATTGTATCATATGTCCTCTATCTTCGCCCATATAATACTCTGTGCTATCTGGAAGATGCATGGCTGCAAGACCTTCTGCGCCACCATGGATAGAAACCAAAACAATATCATGATCTAGAGCCAGATTTGACACCAGGCTTTCAGCAGTCTCCAGGTCTAGAGAGCTATTACAATACCCGCCACTATGAAAGGCAATGAACGCAATATCAACACCCCTAATGGTTTTGCTCCCATAAGTACCCGGTCGGCCAGACCAGCCAATGTCATTGATATCCAGAGTTTCCTCAGTTTTTGTGACACATTCAGATCCAAAATCACCGATATGATTGTTGGCCATAGATAGAAAGTCGAATCCCGCTGATTTTAAATCTTTTCCATAAATTTCTGGCATACGAAAGACATAGCAATCCAGAGAGTCCGGTTCACATTTATCCGTGAGTCCGCTATCACAGAGAGTCCCTTCCAAATTCCCCAAGGTAATATCTGCATCTTGAGTTACTGGTCGGATATAATTAAGAATACTCCCT
Encoded proteins:
- a CDS encoding CapA family protein, translated to MKITAKLTFTLLLILFITHGAAEESPIRIKAVGDIMLGSYHPEGFLRPDEKGSILNYIRPVTQDADITLGNLEGTLCDSGLTDKCEPDSLDCYVFRMPEIYGKDLKSAGFDFLSMANNHIGDFGSECVTKTEETLDINDIGWSGRPGTYGSKTIRGVDIAFIAFHSGGYCNSSLDLETAESLVSNLALDHDIVLVSIHGGAEGLAAMHLPDSTEYYMGEDRGHMIQFSHRMIDAGADLIVGHGPHIARAMELYKDKLIVYSLANFATYGRFNLQAERRFGAILDVQFNSSGDMVSGRLISTEQKYWGVPFVDGEHRFSHLVDSLTTADRPQSGSRLKSDGTLILDQ